From Halobacillus sp. Marseille-Q1614, the proteins below share one genomic window:
- the purU gene encoding formyltetrahydrofolate deformylase, translating to MNSYIQEQIRTYQEKNKQTGRLLIKCPDQPGIVSAVTQFLHKHEANIIESNQYTTDPHNGLFFMRIEFDSPRLPEEEGVLREKFGEIGDQFNMTWTLKGAYDIKKTAIFASKELHCLRELLLEWQSGDLIADIRMVVSNHEDAKELVESFNLPFYHIPANKHIRKQVEEQQLQLLKEHDIDVIVLARYMQILTPDFVAAHPFRIINIHHSFLPAFIGANPHKRAHERGVKLIGATSHYVTNDLDEGPIIEQDIMRVDHRDSVDDLKKMGRSVERSVLARGVKWHLEDRLIVHENKTIVF from the coding sequence ATGAATTCATATATACAAGAACAAATTCGCACGTATCAGGAAAAAAATAAGCAAACAGGACGTCTTTTAATTAAATGTCCTGACCAGCCTGGGATCGTCTCTGCTGTCACACAGTTTTTGCATAAGCATGAGGCCAATATTATCGAGTCCAACCAGTATACGACAGATCCGCATAACGGACTGTTCTTTATGAGGATAGAATTTGATTCGCCGCGCCTCCCTGAAGAAGAAGGTGTCCTGCGCGAGAAGTTCGGAGAGATCGGTGATCAGTTTAATATGACGTGGACGTTAAAAGGAGCTTACGATATTAAGAAAACCGCAATTTTTGCTTCAAAAGAGCTTCACTGTCTGCGCGAACTTCTTCTTGAGTGGCAGAGCGGTGATTTAATTGCCGACATTAGAATGGTCGTCAGTAACCACGAAGATGCGAAAGAGCTGGTAGAATCATTTAACCTGCCGTTTTATCACATTCCGGCGAATAAACATATTCGCAAGCAGGTAGAAGAGCAGCAGCTCCAGCTTTTAAAGGAGCATGATATTGATGTGATTGTGCTGGCCCGCTACATGCAGATTCTAACACCTGATTTCGTAGCGGCCCACCCGTTTAGGATTATTAACATCCACCATTCGTTCCTTCCTGCATTTATCGGGGCAAACCCTCACAAGCGTGCCCATGAAAGAGGAGTGAAGCTGATTGGAGCCACGTCTCATTACGTAACAAATGACTTGGATGAAGGACCGATTATTGAACAGGACATTATGCGCGTTGATCACCGTGACAGCGTAGACGACCTGAAGAAAATGGGACGTTCGGTTGAGCGTAGTGTACTTGCACGTGGAGTGAAATGGCACTTAGAGGACCGCCTGATCGTTCACGAAAATAAAACCATTGTTTTTTAA
- a CDS encoding DMT family transporter, protein MQKQVPFFMVLFAAALWGTTGTAQTFLTNSHPISVGAMRLAVGGLFLLIVAIGIKKFSFRRLPRKPLIFAALCMAGYQPFFFSAVNMTGVAIGTVVGIGSAPIMAGLMDWLFLKRKKTARWWLATLLSILGCFVLFLNGEAVVIQPLGILFALAAGLSFAGYTLLSERLIGYESPVSVTAVIFCMSAVILSPFLLIFDISWVLQSNGMLVSLHLGIAATGVAYLLFSKGLVRVPGSTAVTLSIVEPLTAALLGVFIVGESFSFLSWMGMIFIFLGLTILSLPAGVFKNREAKLRNIS, encoded by the coding sequence TTGCAAAAACAAGTTCCGTTCTTTATGGTGCTGTTTGCCGCGGCACTATGGGGAACCACCGGAACAGCTCAGACCTTTTTGACGAACAGCCATCCTATATCTGTAGGGGCGATGCGTTTAGCTGTTGGCGGGTTATTTTTACTAATAGTCGCAATAGGTATAAAGAAGTTCTCATTCAGGAGGCTGCCTCGTAAACCATTGATATTTGCTGCTCTCTGCATGGCTGGCTACCAGCCTTTTTTCTTTTCGGCCGTGAATATGACTGGAGTTGCCATTGGTACAGTGGTAGGCATTGGAAGTGCACCAATTATGGCAGGGCTGATGGACTGGCTGTTTCTCAAGCGGAAAAAAACGGCGCGGTGGTGGCTGGCGACATTACTTTCTATTTTAGGCTGCTTTGTTCTCTTTTTAAATGGGGAAGCTGTCGTTATACAGCCCTTAGGTATTCTATTTGCTTTGGCGGCAGGCCTTTCTTTTGCAGGCTATACGCTGCTAAGTGAAAGGCTTATAGGGTATGAATCCCCAGTCTCGGTCACAGCAGTTATCTTCTGTATGAGTGCTGTTATATTAAGCCCGTTTCTATTGATTTTCGATATTTCATGGGTGCTTCAGTCAAATGGAATGCTCGTCAGCCTCCACCTTGGTATTGCTGCAACAGGGGTGGCTTACCTTTTATTTTCAAAAGGGCTTGTACGTGTACCTGGGTCTACCGCTGTCACTCTGTCAATAGTAGAACCTTTGACTGCTGCACTGCTAGGGGTGTTTATCGTAGGGGAAAGCTTCTCATTTCTCTCCTGGATGGGAATGATCTTTATTTTCCTAGGCCTGACGATTTTGTCCCTTCCGGCTGGAGTGTTTAAAAATAGGGAAGCTAAGCTTAGGAATATTTCTTAA
- a CDS encoding GbsR/MarR family transcriptional regulator encodes MAYNQEEKARASIDEAKSLVIDSIAETMDLYGVTRSAGTLYGTMYFEKDMTLDEMREKLGMSKPSMSTGVKKLQEYDIVKKTFRKGTRRQTYVAEKDFFQFFANFFSKKWLREAKVNLSAIYKAQKELEQILADDNLDEDLREEAERAYHQMEASIPYYHWLQKLVVSIESGELFDKIPIDEEPKNK; translated from the coding sequence ATGGCTTACAATCAAGAGGAAAAGGCACGAGCTTCCATTGATGAGGCCAAATCATTGGTCATTGATTCAATTGCGGAGACGATGGATTTATATGGGGTTACCCGAAGTGCAGGAACTTTATATGGGACCATGTACTTTGAAAAAGATATGACGCTCGATGAAATGCGGGAGAAGCTCGGAATGAGCAAGCCCAGTATGAGTACAGGAGTGAAGAAGCTTCAGGAATATGACATCGTGAAAAAGACGTTCCGCAAAGGCACGCGCAGGCAGACGTATGTAGCTGAAAAAGATTTCTTTCAGTTTTTTGCGAACTTTTTTTCGAAAAAGTGGCTGCGCGAAGCAAAGGTTAACTTAAGTGCTATTTATAAGGCTCAAAAAGAGCTCGAACAGATATTGGCGGACGATAACCTTGATGAAGACTTGCGGGAAGAAGCTGAACGGGCTTATCACCAAATGGAGGCTTCCATCCCTTATTATCACTGGCTGCAAAAATTAGTTGTTTCTATCGAGAGTGGAGAGCTTTTTGATAAGATTCCGATAGACGAAGAGCCAAAAAATAAGTAA
- a CDS encoding sodium:solute symporter family protein, which translates to MKDQPNNNSFIKNNAAAIILVSILALFTVYIAFTSENIQWGGFIAMIVFYAFVYYIGAVMASKKSTSLSDMMVAKRSMPLGVAMFTMSATWVGGGYVNGTAESTYVDGLVWAQAPWGYALSLIIGGIFFARKMRRYEFMTIIDPLEQRFGKKMAGVLYIPALLGEMFWSAAILTALGTTFGTILNIDFTTSIILSGVIAIAYTVAGGMWAVAYTDVFQMAILLIGLFLVLPFALGHVGGIGKAWGSYSAELGSYANLFPPLDALSDPEWGNYLWNWLDFALLLIFGGIAWQVYFQRVLSARDEKTAMWLSITAGVICMIAAVPAVIVGVVGFNIDWAAMGLPAPDNASVILPHVLRYLTPELVAAIGLGALAAAVMSSMDSSILSASSMASWNIYRPLINPKADDAKLKKVIKRTIIIVGVGAMIIAMNVQSVYTLWYLASDLVYTILFPQLTMALFYKNANLYGSIAGFCTALFLRLGGGEPALGLPVILPYPMVEDGIVLFPFRTLACISAFVMIFVVSELTKKKCKPQSLILPSEKKKSA; encoded by the coding sequence ATGAAAGATCAACCGAATAATAATTCCTTTATAAAAAATAATGCAGCAGCGATTATTTTAGTTTCGATATTGGCACTATTCACAGTTTATATTGCCTTTACTAGTGAAAACATCCAGTGGGGCGGTTTCATTGCGATGATTGTCTTTTACGCATTTGTCTATTATATCGGTGCTGTTATGGCTTCGAAAAAATCGACTTCGCTTTCGGACATGATGGTTGCAAAACGCAGTATGCCTTTAGGTGTGGCGATGTTTACAATGTCTGCAACGTGGGTTGGAGGCGGTTATGTTAATGGTACCGCAGAATCTACTTATGTGGACGGTCTGGTATGGGCTCAGGCTCCATGGGGGTATGCTCTAAGTTTAATTATCGGTGGTATATTCTTTGCCAGAAAGATGCGCCGCTACGAATTTATGACAATTATTGATCCGCTTGAACAGCGGTTTGGAAAGAAGATGGCTGGAGTCCTGTACATTCCTGCCTTACTGGGAGAAATGTTCTGGAGTGCAGCGATCTTAACTGCTTTAGGTACTACTTTCGGGACAATTTTAAACATAGATTTTACCACATCTATTATTCTTTCCGGTGTTATTGCTATAGCTTATACTGTTGCCGGAGGCATGTGGGCCGTTGCCTATACGGATGTCTTCCAGATGGCTATTCTATTAATTGGTTTATTTCTAGTCCTTCCTTTTGCGTTAGGGCACGTCGGAGGGATAGGGAAGGCATGGGGGAGCTACTCGGCAGAACTTGGATCTTATGCGAACCTATTTCCTCCGTTAGATGCACTGAGCGATCCTGAATGGGGGAATTACCTCTGGAATTGGCTCGACTTTGCTTTATTATTGATTTTCGGGGGTATCGCCTGGCAGGTTTACTTCCAGCGTGTACTTTCCGCACGTGACGAAAAAACAGCGATGTGGCTGTCAATCACAGCTGGTGTTATTTGCATGATTGCAGCTGTTCCAGCAGTAATTGTTGGAGTTGTAGGGTTTAACATTGATTGGGCGGCAATGGGACTTCCTGCGCCAGACAACGCGTCTGTCATTCTCCCGCACGTCCTGCGTTATTTAACACCTGAACTTGTTGCCGCGATAGGTCTTGGAGCATTAGCCGCCGCGGTTATGTCTTCCATGGACTCTTCCATTTTATCTGCCTCTTCTATGGCGTCATGGAACATTTATCGCCCATTAATTAACCCTAAGGCTGACGATGCTAAGCTTAAGAAAGTGATTAAGCGCACGATTATTATTGTCGGTGTCGGTGCGATGATTATTGCCATGAATGTTCAAAGTGTTTATACGCTGTGGTACTTGGCGTCAGACTTAGTCTATACCATTCTGTTCCCACAGCTGACAATGGCGCTGTTCTATAAAAACGCCAACCTTTATGGATCAATTGCTGGTTTCTGTACAGCTCTGTTCTTAAGACTTGGAGGAGGAGAGCCTGCCTTAGGACTTCCTGTAATCCTGCCGTATCCAATGGTCGAGGACGGAATTGTCCTATTCCCATTCCGTACACTTGCTTGTATTTCAGCGTTCGTCATGATTTTTGTTGTGTCAGAATTAACGAAGAAGAAATGCAAGCCGCAGTCTCTCATTCTGCCTTCTGAGAAGAAAAAATCTGCATAA
- a CDS encoding P1 family peptidase → MRTARIRDLGIKIGELDAGPVNSITDVEGVTVGQVTLSDGDKQTGVTAIVPHQDSLFEEKLIASSHVINGFGKTMGTIQLNELGSLETPIVLTNTLSIGTAAEAVIDYMLERHPQIGRTTGTVNPVIGECNDMILNDIRAQPVKNEHVRQALNEASKDVKEGSVGAGTGMVCYSLKGGVGTSSRVIHLPHGTYTVGVLVITNFGKLSDLSISGHPIGKKLSQKIKAHETPDKGSVMIIVACDLPVSQRQLNRILKRSVTGLSRTGSIISNGSGDIAIGFSTAAKIPHEPDGELLSISTIHEEEIDHAFRAAGEAVEEAVLNSLTAADSVTGRDGNYLPTLMELLHTYQLNLSPN, encoded by the coding sequence GTGAGGACTGCTCGAATTCGTGACCTTGGAATTAAAATAGGAGAACTTGATGCTGGACCGGTAAATTCCATAACGGATGTAGAAGGAGTTACAGTCGGACAGGTTACATTAAGTGATGGGGATAAGCAGACCGGAGTTACAGCAATCGTCCCCCATCAAGACAGTCTGTTTGAAGAAAAGCTTATAGCTTCCTCTCACGTTATAAATGGGTTTGGCAAAACTATGGGGACAATCCAGTTAAATGAGCTCGGATCATTAGAGACCCCTATCGTCCTGACTAATACATTAAGTATCGGAACAGCTGCCGAAGCCGTTATCGATTATATGCTTGAGCGCCATCCGCAAATTGGCCGGACGACAGGGACCGTAAATCCGGTCATTGGTGAATGTAACGATATGATTCTTAATGACATACGTGCTCAACCTGTTAAAAATGAGCACGTAAGGCAGGCATTAAATGAAGCTTCCAAGGACGTAAAAGAGGGATCAGTCGGAGCAGGAACAGGCATGGTCTGCTATTCCTTAAAAGGGGGAGTCGGTACTTCATCACGTGTGATTCATTTACCCCATGGCACGTACACAGTCGGAGTATTAGTGATTACCAACTTTGGCAAGCTTAGTGACTTATCGATAAGTGGCCATCCTATAGGAAAAAAGCTGAGCCAGAAGATAAAAGCTCATGAAACTCCCGATAAGGGTTCCGTTATGATCATTGTTGCCTGTGACCTTCCCGTTTCTCAACGACAGCTTAACCGGATTCTTAAGCGGAGTGTCACCGGCCTTTCGCGCACAGGGAGCATCATTTCCAACGGAAGCGGTGATATCGCTATCGGATTTTCGACAGCTGCAAAGATCCCCCATGAGCCAGACGGCGAGCTTCTTTCTATTAGCACAATCCATGAGGAAGAGATCGATCATGCTTTTCGTGCAGCAGGAGAAGCTGTGGAAGAAGCCGTACTCAATTCATTGACAGCTGCGGATTCTGTTACTGGAAGAGATGGAAACTACCTTCCTACTCTTATGGAACTCCTACATACCTATCAGCTCAATTTATCACCAAATTAA
- the gltB gene encoding glutamate synthase large subunit, which yields MQKHGYPIPQGLYHPENEHEACGIGMLANIDGTKSHSIVENAITILCNLEHRGGQAADVSTGDGAGILTQIPHYFFEKQCEKEDIELPPEGQYGVGMVFLPEDHQSRMHCKRVFERIVEEEGQQFLGWRTVPINDSFVGKDAKKTKPFIRQAFIAPAEGITEHLDIERRLYIIRKRAEIEMAKEEGYDDFYISSLSSRTIVYKGMLIPEQLDSFYIDLNHPDFKTALALVHSRFSTNTFPSWKRSHPNRFTIHNGEFNTLRGNVNWMRARQELCSSSHFSDEDLEKLLPVIDSNGSDSSMFDNAFEFLYLSGRSLAHTAMMMVPEPWANDDSIHPKKRDFYEYHSCLMEPWDGPAALAYTDGKKIGACLDRNGLRPARYYVTKDGMIVLGSEVGALDIFADDILYKDRLHPGKMLLVDLEKGEIIPDEEIKLEVASQEPYGEWLKEYKMDLEELPKAKEEPNHKVESLIDHQLAFGYTTEELNKILKPLVSGGKDPVGSMGYDSPLAVLSKKPQLLYSYFKQLFAQVTNPPIDAIREKIITMVETTIGAEGNLVDPKPESCRKIRLATPVLRNDQLEQLRQQDLNGFKTNTLSILFDAKEDGNEMEKALEELFVKADEEIASGTTLLILSDRGVNKSKAAIPALLAVSGLHHHLIRQGTRTKVSLLLESGEPREVHHFATLLGYGAEGINPYLAFDSISDLMDKGSLDVDTLDIAVNRYINAVTDGVIKVLSKMGISTIQSYRGAQIFEAVGIHPDVINRYFTRTSSRLGGIGMDIIEKEVLMRHANAYGDERKSDKKLDAGDDYQYRANGEDHQYNPKTIHTLQHACRTNDYDLFKSYSKMLTDETNNLQSLRGLISFKERPSIPIDEVESVEDICKRFKTGAMSYGSISKEAHEALAIAMNRVGGRSNTGEGGEDPDRFTPDENGDSRRSSIKQVASGRFGVTSHYLVNADEIQIKIAQGAKPGEGGHLPGKKVYPWVAEVRGSTTGVELISPPPHHDIYSIEDLAELIHNLKNANPKARISVKLVSAVGVGTIAAGVAKGRADLVLISGYDGGTGAAPRTSLKHTGLPWEIGLAETHQTLMLNRLRDRIVVETDGKMMTGRDVIVATLLGAEEYGFSTAPLVVLGCVMMRVCHLNTCPVGIATQDPELRKKYAGDPEHVANFMRFIAQEAREIMAELGFRTINEMIGRTDILQTNDNIDHWKAKGVDISALLFKPEMDEEVGRYATEKQNHGLEKTIDNEELLPMFKDAIEKGERVTGTGSIRNIHRVTGTILGSEIPRRFGEEGLPEDTVDLTFKGSAGQSFGAFIPKGMTLRLVGDANDYVGKGLSGGKIIVRPSKKSTFVPEENTIAGNVCFYGASEGRAFVNGLAGERFCVRNSGAEVVVEGVGDHGCEYMTGGKVVVLGGTGRNFAAGMSGGTAYVLDEADNFIAKCNTELVQVAPIEDDEEITELYKLIQQHVEYTDSPKGQRILDNWEEVLPKFKRVIPEAYLNMQQRIKVLKESGLSKFDAEMTAFEESTKEPVKA from the coding sequence ATGCAAAAACACGGATATCCAATCCCACAAGGATTATATCATCCAGAGAACGAACATGAAGCTTGCGGCATTGGGATGCTTGCAAATATTGATGGAACAAAATCACATAGCATTGTGGAAAACGCCATTACCATTCTCTGTAACTTAGAACACCGCGGAGGCCAGGCGGCCGATGTCAGCACAGGGGACGGAGCAGGAATCTTAACTCAAATTCCTCATTACTTTTTCGAGAAGCAGTGTGAAAAAGAAGATATTGAGCTACCTCCTGAGGGCCAGTATGGAGTCGGAATGGTATTTCTTCCGGAGGATCACCAGTCTCGTATGCACTGTAAGAGAGTATTTGAGAGGATCGTTGAAGAAGAAGGGCAGCAATTCCTGGGCTGGCGTACGGTTCCGATCAATGACTCTTTTGTAGGAAAAGACGCGAAAAAGACAAAGCCGTTCATCCGTCAGGCTTTTATCGCTCCTGCGGAAGGAATTACGGAGCATTTAGATATAGAACGCCGCTTATACATTATTAGAAAGCGTGCCGAAATTGAAATGGCTAAGGAAGAAGGGTATGACGATTTCTATATCAGCAGCCTTTCTTCCAGAACTATCGTATATAAAGGAATGCTCATTCCAGAGCAGCTGGACTCTTTTTATATCGACTTGAACCACCCAGACTTTAAGACCGCTTTAGCCCTGGTCCACTCTCGTTTCAGTACGAACACATTTCCAAGCTGGAAGAGATCTCACCCGAACCGTTTTACGATTCACAACGGGGAATTCAACACCCTCCGTGGAAACGTAAACTGGATGAGAGCGAGACAGGAACTTTGCAGCTCTTCACACTTCAGTGATGAAGATTTAGAAAAGCTGCTGCCTGTTATTGATTCAAATGGAAGTGACTCTTCCATGTTTGATAACGCTTTTGAATTCTTATATTTATCTGGACGCTCTCTTGCGCATACAGCGATGATGATGGTTCCGGAGCCGTGGGCAAATGATGATTCCATTCATCCGAAAAAGCGTGACTTTTACGAGTATCACAGCTGCTTAATGGAGCCTTGGGACGGACCGGCAGCCTTGGCTTATACCGACGGAAAGAAGATCGGTGCCTGCCTTGACCGTAATGGTCTGCGTCCTGCCCGTTATTATGTCACAAAAGACGGCATGATCGTGCTTGGATCAGAAGTGGGCGCATTAGATATTTTTGCTGATGACATTCTTTATAAAGATCGTCTTCACCCAGGAAAGATGCTGTTAGTCGACCTGGAAAAAGGAGAAATCATTCCTGATGAAGAAATCAAGCTTGAAGTTGCCAGCCAGGAGCCTTATGGCGAGTGGCTGAAGGAATATAAAATGGACTTAGAAGAACTTCCAAAGGCAAAAGAAGAGCCGAATCATAAGGTTGAAAGTTTAATTGACCATCAGCTTGCATTTGGCTATACCACAGAAGAGCTCAACAAAATCTTGAAGCCTCTCGTTTCCGGCGGAAAAGATCCTGTAGGCTCTATGGGATATGACTCCCCGCTTGCTGTTCTTTCTAAGAAGCCTCAACTGCTTTACAGCTATTTCAAACAGCTGTTTGCACAAGTTACAAACCCTCCAATTGACGCAATTCGTGAAAAGATTATTACGATGGTTGAAACGACGATTGGAGCCGAAGGAAACCTTGTTGATCCAAAACCGGAAAGCTGCCGCAAAATCCGCTTGGCGACTCCGGTGCTTAGAAACGACCAGCTGGAGCAGCTGCGCCAGCAGGATCTTAACGGCTTTAAAACGAACACTCTTTCTATTTTGTTTGACGCTAAAGAAGACGGGAACGAAATGGAAAAAGCACTGGAGGAGCTGTTTGTTAAAGCGGATGAAGAAATTGCGAGCGGCACCACACTATTAATTTTATCCGACCGCGGAGTTAATAAGAGCAAAGCCGCTATTCCGGCACTTCTTGCGGTTTCAGGACTTCACCACCACCTCATCCGTCAGGGTACTCGTACAAAAGTAAGCCTGCTTCTTGAGTCTGGTGAGCCTCGCGAAGTGCACCATTTTGCGACATTGTTAGGTTATGGAGCGGAAGGAATCAACCCTTATCTTGCGTTTGATTCAATAAGTGATCTTATGGATAAAGGGTCCCTGGATGTGGATACTCTTGATATTGCGGTCAATCGCTATATCAATGCGGTTACGGATGGTGTGATTAAAGTCCTATCTAAAATGGGTATCTCGACTATCCAAAGTTACCGCGGAGCTCAAATTTTTGAAGCTGTCGGTATTCACCCTGACGTTATTAACCGTTATTTCACTCGTACGTCTTCACGCTTAGGCGGGATCGGCATGGATATTATTGAAAAAGAAGTATTGATGCGTCACGCCAATGCGTATGGCGACGAGCGTAAGAGTGATAAGAAGCTCGATGCCGGTGACGATTATCAGTACCGTGCCAATGGTGAAGATCATCAGTACAATCCAAAAACTATTCATACGCTGCAGCACGCATGTCGTACGAATGATTATGATCTATTTAAGTCGTACTCTAAGATGCTGACAGATGAAACGAATAATCTGCAGTCGCTGCGCGGTTTGATTTCGTTTAAGGAACGCCCATCAATTCCTATTGATGAAGTTGAATCTGTAGAAGATATCTGCAAGAGATTCAAGACAGGTGCGATGTCTTATGGTTCCATCAGTAAGGAAGCACACGAAGCGCTTGCCATTGCGATGAACCGTGTAGGCGGACGAAGCAATACAGGGGAGGGCGGAGAAGACCCTGACCGTTTTACTCCAGATGAAAACGGAGATTCCCGCCGAAGCTCCATTAAACAGGTAGCTTCCGGCCGTTTCGGTGTTACCAGTCATTATCTTGTCAATGCTGATGAGATTCAGATTAAAATTGCCCAAGGTGCGAAGCCGGGAGAAGGCGGACACCTGCCAGGCAAGAAAGTTTATCCGTGGGTTGCTGAGGTTCGTGGATCTACCACAGGTGTAGAACTTATTTCACCTCCTCCGCACCATGACATCTATTCGATTGAGGACTTGGCTGAATTGATTCATAACCTGAAGAACGCCAACCCTAAAGCGCGTATCAGCGTTAAGCTCGTTTCTGCCGTTGGTGTAGGAACTATTGCTGCAGGGGTAGCCAAAGGACGTGCCGACCTAGTGCTGATCAGCGGATATGACGGCGGTACAGGAGCAGCCCCTCGAACAAGCTTGAAGCATACTGGTCTTCCGTGGGAAATCGGCTTAGCTGAAACCCATCAGACGCTTATGCTTAACCGTCTCCGTGACCGTATTGTTGTAGAGACAGACGGTAAGATGATGACGGGCCGAGATGTAATTGTGGCTACTCTGCTTGGAGCTGAAGAATATGGCTTCTCCACAGCCCCGCTCGTTGTCCTTGGCTGTGTCATGATGAGAGTTTGTCACCTAAACACATGTCCAGTAGGTATCGCTACACAGGATCCTGAATTAAGAAAGAAATATGCAGGTGACCCTGAACACGTAGCGAACTTCATGCGATTCATCGCACAGGAAGCCAGAGAGATTATGGCTGAACTAGGTTTCCGTACGATTAATGAAATGATTGGCCGTACAGATATCCTTCAGACCAATGACAATATCGATCACTGGAAAGCTAAAGGTGTAGATATTTCGGCCCTTCTGTTTAAGCCTGAAATGGATGAAGAAGTCGGCCGTTATGCTACAGAAAAGCAGAATCATGGCTTAGAAAAAACAATCGATAATGAAGAGCTTCTGCCTATGTTTAAAGACGCCATCGAAAAAGGTGAACGTGTCACAGGCACAGGCTCAATCCGCAACATTCACCGTGTAACAGGAACAATTTTAGGAAGCGAAATCCCCCGCCGTTTTGGTGAAGAAGGCCTTCCAGAGGATACAGTTGATCTAACGTTTAAAGGTTCAGCAGGACAAAGCTTCGGAGCCTTTATTCCTAAAGGGATGACACTTCGATTAGTTGGAGACGCCAATGACTATGTTGGTAAAGGTCTGTCCGGCGGTAAAATTATCGTTCGTCCATCCAAGAAATCAACCTTTGTTCCTGAAGAGAATACAATCGCAGGAAACGTATGCTTCTATGGAGCTTCTGAAGGAAGAGCTTTCGTTAACGGACTTGCAGGCGAGCGTTTCTGTGTCCGTAATAGTGGAGCAGAAGTTGTCGTCGAAGGAGTAGGAGACCACGGCTGTGAATATATGACAGGCGGTAAAGTGGTTGTTTTAGGAGGTACAGGCCGTAATTTTGCGGCAGGTATGTCCGGAGGAACGGCTTATGTCCTTGATGAGGCGGATAATTTCATTGCCAAGTGCAATACAGAACTTGTCCAGGTAGCGCCAATAGAAGATGATGAAGAAATCACAGAGCTTTATAAGTTAATCCAGCAGCATGTCGAGTATACGGACAGCCCGAAAGGCCAGAGAATTCTAGACAATTGGGAAGAAGTTCTTCCTAAATTCAAACGAGTAATTCCTGAAGCGTACCTTAACATGCAGCAGAGAATAAAAGTGCTTAAAGAAAGCGGACTTAGCAAGTTTGATGCTGAAATGACGGCTTTTGAAGAAAGCACAAAAGAACCAGTAAAAGCTTAA